DNA from Candidatus Saccharibacteria bacterium:
CCCTCGGCTATTAGTCGATCAGTTAACTCCAGATCAACTAAAATATCTTGGTCAAGCTGATCATCCTCCTTGACCTGCTTAAGATTCAACTCATCAGTCAATATCTCAATCAACTCCTGATTTAGCCCAAAATTCGTCCTAACTTTAGCGCTTGCCAAGGGTTGTCTGAGCTTAATACCAGCTTTTGCCCTTTGGGCCAAACCTTCAGTCACCAAGTCTCTCAAGCGAATCATCTGACTCAGGATCTCTTGATCTGGCTCAACAACCAATGGCCAACTTACCAAATGAACAGATTCTAAACTACCTCCAACCCCCTGCATCAACTGTCCATAAAGGTACTCACTGATAAAGGGAGACCAAGGTGCCATCAATTTGGTAATCTCCACCAAAACATAGTGCAAAGTCTGATAAGCTTGATTTTTATCTTGATCATTATCAGATTTCCAGAATCTTTTACGGGATCTACGAATATACCAGTTGGACAAATCGTCGATTAGTTTGACTAATGGAGATGTTGCATTAAAAAATTGGTAATCATCCATTGCTTGAACAATCTCTTGGTTTGTCTGGTCTAATCTTGCCAGGATCCAATTGTCTAGCGGACTAATTAGCTTGGTGGGCCTAATGAGTTGATCTGGCTGATAACTATCTATCTCGGCATACAGTGTCAGAAAACTTACCGAGGCATATAGAGTCATCATCACATTACGTTTGATAGTTGCCAAATCTTTCTCAATAAACTTAATAGATTGACCATTAGTAGCTGCTGAGTTGAGCAAATAAAACCTCAAACTATCTGCTCCAAATTGGTTGATTACTTCTTCGGGGTCATTATAGTTTTTGAGTTTCTTTGACAACTTCTTACCATCACTGGCCAAAACCAAACCATTAACTACTACATTTTCAAAAGCTGGACGATCATAAAGTATTGCCGCAAGAACATGTAGAGTATAAAACCAACCCCTTGTCTGGTCTTGACCTTCAGCGATAAACTTAGCTGGAAAACTTTTATCGAATAAGTCCTTATTTTCAAATGGATAATGAATAGAGGCATAAGGCATAGCGCCAGATTCAAACCAACAATCAAATACTTCCTCCACCCTAGTAGCTACTCCACCAGAAGGAGTCCTCAGTTTAATATTATCGATTCCCGGACGATGTAAATCCAGCTCCTCGATCGGCTCTACCGAAAGTTTTCGCAATTCAGCTAGGCTTGAAACTACGACATACTCACCTGTCTCTTTACAGTGCCAAATTGGAATAGGTGAACCCCAATATCGATTTCGAGAGACAGCCCAGTCCCTAGCACCAGCCAGCCAATTACCAAACCTTCCATCCTTGAAGTGTTCAGGTATCCAGCGAATATCCTGGTTGGAGTGAACCAATTTCTCTCGCAATTTTGATACCTCAATATACCAAGTATCCACTACATAATAAATGAGTGGACTATCACAGCGCCAACAAAAAGGATAGGTATGGCGAATCTGTTTCGATTCAAATACAAGATCTCGACCTTCCAGCTCCTCAATCACCAGCTTATCAGCATCCTTGACGAACACTCCAGCAAAGTCAGTATAATCAGCCATCATCCCATGTTGGTCTACTGATATTAAGACTGGCAAATCATATTCTTTGGCAAGTGTATTATCATCTTCACCAAAAGCCGGTGCGATATGGACTAATCCACTACCCTCTTCCATTGAAACAAAATCTCCAGGATAAAGTCTATAGACCCGATCTAGTTGCTCAGAATCAAGCTGACTATCTGCAGGATACAATGCCTGATACTCTTGACCAATCAAATCCTGACCAAGATACTGGTCTACTACTTTGTAATCTTGCTTACCAAGCAACCCTAGCCTTTCTTCTGCTAGGATCAAAAACTGATCATCAATCTTGACCTTAAAATAGGTTTGACTGGGAGAAATTGCGATTGCTAGATTGCCTGGTAAAGTCCAAGGAGTAGTAGTCCAAACTAAGAAATAGGTATTTTCCTGATTCTTCAAAGGAAACTTAACTACCAAGCTAGGATCTTTGACATTATCCTTGTAGCCTTGATTGAGCTCAAAATTTGACAATGGTGTAGCACAACGTGGACAATAGCCTGTCGGTCTCTGTCCTTGATAGACAAGACCCTGCTTATAAGCCTCACTAAATACCCACCAAACACTTTCGATATAGTTATCATCGAGAGTAGCATAATAATCCTCACTATCAGCCCAACGACCCAGTCTAGTAAACAATTTCTCCCATTGATCCTTGTATTTAAAAACACTAGCTCTACAAGCTTGATTGAAATTGGCAATTCCGACCCTCTCCTCTATATCTCGCTTATTCTTGATACCTAATTCTTTTTCAATTTTGGTTTCAACCGGCAATCCATGACAATCCCAACCTAGCCTTCTCGGTACATAATGTCCGCGCATTGTTTCATAACGACCAAAAGCATCCTTGATCGCAGTTACTAGATTGTGACCAAAGTGTGGCAACCCGTTGGCAAAAGGTGGACCATCATAGAAGCTATAGACTTCTCCTCCCTTAGTCTTGTCTAGACTTTTTTCAAATATCTTATTGTCTTGCCAGAACTTTATTATTTGATTTTCTAGCTGATCAGGCTGGTAATTAGGAATTTTCTTCATCATTATATCTTACCTCAAACTTTTATGAACTACAAAAATATTCACTGCCCCTGGAGCAAATCGAGAGCAAAGCACAATTCCTCAAGCCTTTGACCCTGATCTGGATCATTGATCTCCAGCACCTGCTTACAATCTAGATTTTCAAGCAAGCTCAAAAGAATTGGTTGAGTTTCAGTACTGACAACAATCGACTTGTCTTGGCCATCTCTTGTTTGGTAATTGATCTTGAGGGGACTCTTTGGGTTCATTTTTTCCTTTCAAACAAAAACCCCGCCTTAGTTGGCGGGGTTTTGCTTATTTATCTTATTTTATTTGATTCTAGACAACAAACTCCCGCCGTTTGACAATCACGGCTTTGAGAATTATCGCTAGAATCACTCGTCGCATATTAATATATTAACCCTTTAAACTATACTAGTCAAGAATGACTTATTCGCTTACATCAGGACGCTCTTGGTGTGTTCTTATAAAAATTTGGTCTCTTCCATCTTCTAGGCGATGTCTTCCTGGGAAAAACCCAGTTACCCCAGAGGTATTATTGTCAAATACCTCCCTAAATAGTATGTCTGAATTTTGTTGGCTTATGCGCACAGCGCTTATCCCAGTAAACCCTTTCTCTTCAAGCTCGAAATGGATTATTATATCTTCCGTGGAAATCCGTAGCTCTGTTATTACCAAATCATTGACAGCATTGCTCTGATTGATAAACCCGTATAAAAAGCTCAGAAGATTCTGCGCTGTACAAAATATACCATACCACTCTCTACCCTCTTCTTTTCCAAAACTACTATCCGGGGATGTATAACAAATTCTTCAGCTATCTCCTCCCGTGCAAATAGTCCCCCTATAGATTCCTCTATTGCATCTTCTTTTTCACTATCTTCACCTGTTTTTAGCTCAAATTTGCTCATCCTGCCCCTTATTAATAACCTTAATGATACCATGTATTACAATATGTAGCAACTGTAACGTATTCATCCTCCTCCACTCAATGTATAGTCACGATCATCCCAATCCCCCCTCCTTTATCCCGAGCCTTAGCTTCAAAATACGTTTCTATCCTAGACCCCTGGGGCAAAGATTGCTGACTGACTAGATCAATATCTACTACTTCCTTGATAATTTCCCAGTCTGGACTCACCTCCAACTGTTCCAAGCTATACTGATATAACTCCGTGCTATCAGTCTTGAGAATTACCTCTCCGCCTGGCCTTAGAATCTCTCGATAAATATCTAAAAATCTAGGATGAGTCAAGCGGTGCTTGGCATTTCTCTTCTTTGGTTGAGGATCAGGAAATGTTAGCCAGATCTGGTCAACTGTATTTGGGGCAAAATATTCCCCTAGCTCTCGTACATTACCCCTGACTAGTGTCAAGTTGGTGATTTGTTCTTCGATAATCCTCTGACCAGCCCGCCAAAGTCTTTCCCCCTGAATATCCAAAGCAACATACAATCTTTGGCGATTAATCTTAGCCAGACCAACGCTGAGATCAGCACTACCACAACCTAGCTCCAAAACTACCTCTTGACCATTATTCGAAATCAATCTCTGTAGCCTAGATATCTGATTAACCCTATCAGATTCTGATTCAGTTCTATCCTTCATTAAATCATAATAAAAAGGATACTGACTGACTTCTAAAAAACGAGCTAGTTTTTTCCGAGCCAAATCTAATATGGGTTATTTATGATAGGATTATCCCACTCAGGATGTCTGTACAGTGGCTGATTCAACAATTTCTGATCAATATGATGAGCAATTAGCCCCATACTCCTAGCCCAAATAAAAAATCCATTGAATAAATCTGCCTCTATATAAGCCTGAATTCCTTCTTGATCAATCCCGATGTCCTGCATAATATCGAGTAAACAGACAGCCAAGGCTCCATCAACATTGAGGATCAAATTGTCTTTCTTGCGCAAGGTAATATTTTCAACCTCCAAGGCAAGATCCAGATGTGGACTAGTAGACAAGTTATCCTTCAATGAATCGATTAGTTGCTTGGTTCTCAAATCAGGATTGGTTCGGGAATATTTTCGATGCCCTATCCCTGGTATCAACACTTTGTCTTGCTTCATCTTACTGACAAATTCTTCTGGGCTCAGCCCTTGACTAACTGCCATTGAGAAATAAGTTGCAGCACCTGTGATTGCACCCCCAAACCTCGGTCCAATTGTCAAAAGTCCACTTGCAAGCGAGCTTGCCAGATCTTTGCCAGCCCTTGCAGTCACGATCGTATTATGAGCACCACTGACCAATGGGCCATGATCAATTATCAATTTAAGTGCTAGCTCTATCCAATCAGCCTGCCACTCTTTGACTGGTCTTCTGAGCCAAAGACTGGCAATAATCTCACCAAATCCTTGTTTGCTGCCAGCTTGATAATCATAATCAACAGTCGAGACAATGCTAGGCGTATAACGCAAATCTCCTATTGCCATCGCTTGATTAAAATCTTGATAATAGTGGCTAATCGAGCGTGTATTGTCCAAAAATCCCTGACTCCTAATCGTCTTAGCCAAATCTTGATATTTTCTAACTACCAAGACCCCAGCTTCTCTGAGCCTATCTAGCTTATAATCTGGCTTCTCTTGCTCTTGATTGGCCTTAGCACCAGCGTGACCAAACTGAATCTCCCGATCAAGACCCTCCGACTCAGAGCCAATGATATGGCAAATTACTGCCTTATCGGTAGGATGACCTTTTAGATACTTAGCTACCTGATTTTCTTGAACTCCTCCAATCTCACCCAGGATAACTACTAGCTTGATTTGAGGATTATCAATCATCCTAGCCAAATGATCGACTAATCTACTAGCTGGATAACGATCTCCACCAATGGCTACTGCTTCATTGACCCCATCACTATTCTTATCAATCATTGTCATCAGCTCATTGAGCATTCCTCCAGACTTTGAGATCAACCCAACACTCCCAGCCTGATCCAGCCTAGTCCTTAGGATATTTTCAATGGTTCCTCCAGCATGGCTGATTTTGAATTTGCCAGCAATCAGAGCCCCCACACTCGCCGGTCCAATTATTGTCACTTCCTTCTCTAGGGCAAGCTTTGCAATCTTCCTAGCTTCTCTTTCGTTAACCCCTTCAGCCAAAATTGCAACGAACTTCAAATATTTATTTTCCAACATTTCTAGTGTAGCTTGATAGGCTGACCTCGAAGATGCCATATTGACCCCAATTCTGGCCTTTAACCCTGCCTCGAGTGCCTGTTCGACTGATTTGAAGGTCGGCAAAATAATATCAAGCTTTCCCCATTTATAGACTTGCTGAGTCCGACTAATAGGATCGATCACTGCAACAATGCTAGGTTGCTGCTTTTTGACCAGATTGTCGTAGTCGAGCATCGTCTGGATTGCTTGCTTGTGCTGACCATAGACGATTACTTGATCGCTGTAGTCAAACTGGAATGGCCTACTCATTTAAATATTCCTCAAAGGTATCTGGTATCTCTACCTCTAGCCCATAAACATGGTTACTAATGCCCGCATCATCAAGAAAATCCTTGATCTTCCTAAGCCCAATCTGATCATTAGGACCTCCCCTGCGGACAATCACTGTAATACCTTGTTTTATCATCTCACTCTTTAAGTCCTCCAATGCTTGTATTATACCCGTAAAAGTCCTAGCTACATCAGTGAAATTCGCGTTCCCACCTGCAATCAACAAGATTTTAGACTTGGCCTTACTATCAAGCATTGCCTTGATCGCCAGTTTGGCATATTGATAAGTTTCTTCTATGCTTGGATTCCCACTGTATTCACCGTAAAATCCAATCTGGTCAATTCTAAACTTATCTGAAATCAAATCAAAATAAACTATACTCGCACCACCTCCTGCAATCATTGGCCAAACCCGGCCATCTGGATTCAGGGTAGTATATTTGAGAGAAGCTCCACTCAAATGATCTAGTTGACTAATTGCCTGTTCGATTGGACTAGTGGCATTGTGATTCTCGTACAGATAGTTATCCCCCGCTTCAGAGTCCAAGCGAGCCTTAAAATCCAATGGCACTAAGCCTCGATCAGTTACTGCCAAAGGATTGATTTCCAAAAAAGCCATCCCACTATCTACAAAAAAGCGATAATAATCTCTAATTTCCTGATAATACTGATGACCCTTCAGAGCATCGAGCTCCTGGTCATCCAAGCCTATCTGATACTGCTCGATCTTGTCCCAATTGTCCTCAATCTCTATCCCACCTTGCCTGCTAAATCGTATCAAATCATACTCTGGCATAGTCTCAAATGATAGATAGCACTCCTGATCATGCTTGATAAATGGCTGAACTATAAAACTATCTGCCATCGACCCAATATTGTCGGTAATGAATTTTTTGACTTTCTCTAGATCAATACCTACCCTGATCATTCCTCTTTTCATCCTACCTGAGACTAAGGTATCTGCTTTGACTACATATCTTGTCTCATGATCCAAGTGTTCAAGCAACCGAAGATCCTCCATAGAGCTAACTAAGATCGAAGAATTATTGAGCCCAAAGGATTTTGTATATAATTCTCTAGATTGTGACTCTGTAATATTGATCTGTGCCATCAAACAACCATTTTAGCACAGACAGTATGGCCAGTGATATTGACAAATATTATTTGATAACCTTGGCAAATACTTCCACAGCTTAGTCACCTATTAGTCTATTAATCATCCCAGAATATTTGATACTGATCAGGATTAGCCAATAAATCCCTAAGTTCATCAATCCTGTCAGCTAATATATATTTCTCAAATAATCTTGGGGGATGAACGAATTGATCCTCACGAATCATCTGAATAATCTCTTCCAAGCTATAATCCTGAACTGTCAAGCTCTCACCAGACCCTAATTGAGGTTCAACCCACTTGATCTCAACCCTAGCGATTACCTGATGGAAAAACCACTCCATAGTACCCATCCGATATGTCATTACATGATAATATTCTTTCATCGACAGACCTGCTTCTTCCCTTAGCTCTCTTTTGGCAGCCCCGATAATTGACTCATTATCTTCTCTAGTACCCGAAAGTATCACTTGTCCCTTAACTCCCCAATGGGGTTGACCCTCATTACCTATCAAAATCCTACCATTATCAAGAACTGGGATGATGCTGACAGTGTCAGGTCTTTGTATGACTGTAAAATCTCTTGAATTACCCTGATAATCCAACAATGGTACGTTAAATATCTTAAACAAATACTCTTCGCCTACCAATCTAGCCCCTGGCTCCCTGCTAAACCTCTTGATACTTTTTGGTAACCTTCCGACGCTCATTACAAAACTAATTATACATCAAACTGCGCCTGATAATCCATCCTAGATCTTCATCTATAGACAGAACTAGTTAGTCAATTCAGGCAGAATGGCTAGCGACCTAAGACCAGAGCTACTTCGCCCGTGGGCAGCTGACAGAAGTTAGTCTGGGGATTAAGTAAGTCTTCAAAAATATTACCAGTCAATACTAAATCTTCTACAGGCTTATAACTATCACCATCCAATAGTAATCCATGAGGAGCAGGCAAAGAATAGTCTCCAGTAATTGCCTGAGCAGTATGTATCCCTAACGCTGAAGGGATGACCATACAGGGCTTGTTGCCAGAAACAATATCAGACCACTTGAGTAAAGGACCCGAGAATGCTTCGCCCAAACTGTCTAGGTGTATAGCTGGTAGATGATATTTACTTGCTAGTTTCAAATCTAAGATTGGCGAATTGAGCTTTCCTCCTTTGATCAGAGCAAGCTTTTTGCCAGTGATTCCCCCAGAACCAAAATTATAACTACGATAACTATAATCGATCAGTTGATCAATCGTAATATCAAAATCTGGATGAGCTACCAACTTATTACCAAAATCCTTAAACTCAAACCTTGATTGACCTGACTCCAGATTTGTCCCCAATAAATTAGCTAACAATAATTGATCTAGTAGCTCTTCCCAGCATCCTGACAGTAGGACTATCTTCGCCTTTTTAATTATTGAATCCTGGTAATTAATAGGCTTAACTTGATAGCTCTGATTGAGTTGACCATAATATTTTAGTCTTTCAATGGTACTATCGATACCAATTGGAACTAATGATCTCTGACTAAATCCGACCCTACTATCCATATCTATCAATACAGTCTCATGAGTATATTGATCTTGCCAGCTAACCCCCTCTGAATTAATCAATCGATACTGACTAAATTCAATCCCTCTTAATCCATAATTTGTTTGACTAAAACTTTTTACCAACCCAGATATCTTCTTGATCTCGCTAACCCTAATAGCAAAATCTTGACCCCAGGCTTTAAGCTGTAATGGATCAAACAACTTAACATAATTCTCAAGAATCGAACTAGCAAAAACCATGGGGGTTTTACTCAAATATGCCATTTGCTTAGCCCTAGCCTCTACCTCCATAATGCTTGGTAGGTATCCAAATTCAAGCTTTGCCTGCTTTTGATCTATTAATCTTAATCTAATCTCAACCCGTGTGATCTGACTATGCTTAATTGGATCATAAAGATCAGCAAAATAATCTTGATCAAAACCTACTCTAATTTTTTGATTATTTTCTAAAAATATTTGGTAACCCTCTACTAGCTTAGACTTCTCTAAACCCTCTATTAATCCTTCTAGATTCTGACCAGCAATTATCATGCTAAGCTAACCTCTAGATCTTTTTTCAACAACAAATACTGATGTGATCCTGCATCAACTGGTACCAATTGACCGGCTTTACCACAATATCCACTAGAACTCTTGGTCTCTAGCTTGCCAAAACCATACTCTACGCTATTAAGAGCGCTATCAACCTTACCAGAAAAACTAACTGGCTTACAGACCTTGTAACCTTTAGGGTTCAATAGATAAACATAGCTCGTGCCAAACATAAAGCTTCCTTCCTTTGTTTCAACCTGACCTCCTGGACAACCAAGTATTAAAATTATCTCTGGATAACTCTCAAACCAACCATTTTCAAGTAGGAATTTTTGGATTCGAGCAGGCTGATATCTGGTAAAGTCACCCTTGATCACCCTAGATTCTTCTAGTTCTATATAGGTATTAGACATCCTAGGGACTGCTACGCTTTGATAATCTTGGCTTCTCTCGGAATTAGTATTTCTTAAAGCCTTAGTCAAATCAGAAGAAACCAAATCACCCAAACCATCCTCTACCCTGCCCTTAACAATCAAGTTAGCTCTCTTCCTAATATTACCGAATCCGCTATAGGGAACAAACCCATGCCACTTATCAGCCTGGTAATCAACCAAGTTAAGATACGGCCTAGCAAATGTTGCTCCTACCTGATAATTCCCTTGTCGATCCCCTAGGATGCTTGACTTTTGTAAGACATGGTCTAGCTCAGAAGCATGACCAAAAGCTTCATGCGCTAATGTACCGCTCAGATCAGAATCTATTAATAAATTATAATTACCAGGAGATAGTTCTTCGGCTCCAAATTGATCAACTAATAGTCCTATTTCAAATTGAATATTAGTCAAGAACTGGTCAAGAGTTTCTTCCAATTCTGAATAGCTATTAGCTAAGTGTTTCAAGTAACCACTTAGCTGTTCGCCTGATTTGGTCAATGTAATTTGCATTACTACTCTTGCTCTACCTAGTTCATATCCGATATCAGTACCATCACTTCTAATGATTCGCCAAGCCTCAGATTCCAGAGTCAAACCCAGGCTTTGGTGGACTTGGATGTCTTGATCAGTAATCGAATTCTTAGTATATTTGGCAACTGATAAAAGTAACCTTTTGGCCTCAGCGCTATCTACTTGATTAGGTTCCAAGTCTGTATATAGTTTATATTCCTCCCAATCCGAGATCTGATCACCTACCTCTTGTTCCAACTTTGCAAGTCTTGAGC
Protein-coding regions in this window:
- a CDS encoding isoleucine--tRNA ligase, whose amino-acid sequence is MMKKIPNYQPDQLENQIIKFWQDNKIFEKSLDKTKGGEVYSFYDGPPFANGLPHFGHNLVTAIKDAFGRYETMRGHYVPRRLGWDCHGLPVETKIEKELGIKNKRDIEERVGIANFNQACRASVFKYKDQWEKLFTRLGRWADSEDYYATLDDNYIESVWWVFSEAYKQGLVYQGQRPTGYCPRCATPLSNFELNQGYKDNVKDPSLVVKFPLKNQENTYFLVWTTTPWTLPGNLAIAISPSQTYFKVKIDDQFLILAEERLGLLGKQDYKVVDQYLGQDLIGQEYQALYPADSQLDSEQLDRVYRLYPGDFVSMEEGSGLVHIAPAFGEDDNTLAKEYDLPVLISVDQHGMMADYTDFAGVFVKDADKLVIEELEGRDLVFESKQIRHTYPFCWRCDSPLIYYVVDTWYIEVSKLREKLVHSNQDIRWIPEHFKDGRFGNWLAGARDWAVSRNRYWGSPIPIWHCKETGEYVVVSSLAELRKLSVEPIEELDLHRPGIDNIKLRTPSGGVATRVEEVFDCWFESGAMPYASIHYPFENKDLFDKSFPAKFIAEGQDQTRGWFYTLHVLAAILYDRPAFENVVVNGLVLASDGKKLSKKLKNYNDPEEVINQFGADSLRFYLLNSAATNGQSIKFIEKDLATIKRNVMMTLYASVSFLTLYAEIDSYQPDQLIRPTKLISPLDNWILARLDQTNQEIVQAMDDYQFFNATSPLVKLIDDLSNWYIRRSRKRFWKSDNDQDKNQAYQTLHYVLVEITKLMAPWSPFISEYLYGQLMQGVGGSLESVHLVSWPLVVEPDQEILSQMIRLRDLVTEGLAQRAKAGIKLRQPLASAKVRTNFGLNQELIEILTDELNLKQVKEDDQLDQDILVDLELTDRLIAEGMIRDLVRQVQSTRKKLDLEVTDRIKLMVDTESETVSLAIKEFEGVISTEVLADQIDFAKLSNPNNQFELGEQVVRILITKS
- the trmB gene encoding tRNA (guanosine(46)-N7)-methyltransferase TrmB; this encodes MARKKLARFLEVSQYPFYYDLMKDRTESESDRVNQISRLQRLISNNGQEVVLELGCGSADLSVGLAKINRQRLYVALDIQGERLWRAGQRIIEEQITNLTLVRGNVRELGEYFAPNTVDQIWLTFPDPQPKKRNAKHRLTHPRFLDIYREILRPGGEVILKTDSTELYQYSLEQLEVSPDWEIIKEVVDIDLVSQQSLPQGSRIETYFEAKARDKGGGIGMIVTIH
- a CDS encoding ATP citrate synthase: MSRPFQFDYSDQVIVYGQHKQAIQTMLDYDNLVKKQQPSIVAVIDPISRTQQVYKWGKLDIILPTFKSVEQALEAGLKARIGVNMASSRSAYQATLEMLENKYLKFVAILAEGVNEREARKIAKLALEKEVTIIGPASVGALIAGKFKISHAGGTIENILRTRLDQAGSVGLISKSGGMLNELMTMIDKNSDGVNEAVAIGGDRYPASRLVDHLARMIDNPQIKLVVILGEIGGVQENQVAKYLKGHPTDKAVICHIIGSESEGLDREIQFGHAGAKANQEQEKPDYKLDRLREAGVLVVRKYQDLAKTIRSQGFLDNTRSISHYYQDFNQAMAIGDLRYTPSIVSTVDYDYQAGSKQGFGEIIASLWLRRPVKEWQADWIELALKLIIDHGPLVSGAHNTIVTARAGKDLASSLASGLLTIGPRFGGAITGAATYFSMAVSQGLSPEEFVSKMKQDKVLIPGIGHRKYSRTNPDLRTKQLIDSLKDNLSTSPHLDLALEVENITLRKKDNLILNVDGALAVCLLDIMQDIGIDQEGIQAYIEADLFNGFFIWARSMGLIAHHIDQKLLNQPLYRHPEWDNPIINNPY
- a CDS encoding NUDIX domain-containing protein, giving the protein MSVGRLPKSIKRFSREPGARLVGEEYLFKIFNVPLLDYQGNSRDFTVIQRPDTVSIIPVLDNGRILIGNEGQPHWGVKGQVILSGTREDNESIIGAAKRELREEAGLSMKEYYHVMTYRMGTMEWFFHQVIARVEIKWVEPQLGSGESLTVQDYSLEEIIQMIREDQFVHPPRLFEKYILADRIDELRDLLANPDQYQIFWDD